A stretch of Alkalicella caledoniensis DNA encodes these proteins:
- a CDS encoding tyrosine-protein phosphatase, whose translation MLIVDTHSHLIPAIDDGAKNMDETLEMCQIAEKENISKIIATPHFIRGEFFSTPRDVKDNVKNINKKLRELGIDVKIYSGHEVFIDPDIPKLLINGEINTLNDSRYVLIELPMNGIPSYTEDTLYSIRLKGYVPVIAHPERNSEIINDPNILFRLIELGAVSQMTTFSLLGKYGERIQKVSEEMLRHNLVHLMATDAHTPRRRSPKIVEAQKRLVDMVGAQKANTIMANGERILQNQELEIFIPHKIEKLSVFSKMMKKLRIG comes from the coding sequence ATGCTAATAGTTGATACACACAGTCACCTTATACCTGCAATTGACGATGGAGCTAAAAATATGGATGAAACCCTTGAAATGTGTCAAATTGCAGAAAAAGAGAATATAAGTAAGATAATAGCTACACCTCATTTTATTAGAGGGGAATTTTTTTCTACACCAAGGGATGTAAAAGATAATGTGAAGAACATAAATAAAAAATTAAGGGAGCTTGGTATTGATGTAAAGATATATTCAGGGCACGAGGTATTTATAGACCCTGACATTCCTAAGCTTTTAATTAATGGAGAAATAAATACCTTAAATGATTCAAGGTATGTCCTTATTGAACTACCTATGAACGGTATACCTAGCTATACAGAAGACACATTGTACTCAATAAGGTTAAAGGGGTATGTGCCAGTTATTGCTCACCCTGAGAGAAATTCCGAAATTATAAATGACCCCAATATCCTGTTTAGACTTATAGAGCTGGGGGCAGTGAGCCAGATGACAACCTTTAGCTTGCTAGGTAAATATGGAGAGAGGATTCAGAAGGTTTCCGAGGAAATGCTTAGGCATAACCTAGTACATTTGATGGCCACTGATGCACATACTCCACGAAGAAGAAGTCCCAAAATAGTGGAAGCACAAAAGCGACTAGTGGATATGGTGGGAGCCCAAAAGGCAAATACTATAATGGCAAATGGTGAGAGAATTTTACAAAACCAAGAGTTAGAAATTTTTATACCCCATAAAATAGAAAAGTTAAGCGTATTTTCCAAAATGATGAAGAAACTAAGAATAGGATAG
- a CDS encoding DUF4358 domain-containing protein, producing the protein MKKIVIVFAVLSLILMVGCSSSGGSGNDVDMNQVMENVIARISEDLKEAGYTDADFEAEVLPGYFVIDLKDEELDFNPYDGLIDLDKVEGGFTIQAAMMLNADRIIVFKVSDSDYLEELKGILEEEKQGQYDMWEQYLPDQFEKVKETIFEVEGDLIYYITYQDAEDIESVILDSLK; encoded by the coding sequence ATGAAAAAAATTGTTATAGTTTTTGCTGTTTTATCACTGATTTTAATGGTAGGTTGTAGTTCATCTGGGGGTTCTGGAAATGATGTTGACATGAACCAAGTGATGGAAAATGTAATTGCTCGAATATCTGAAGACCTTAAAGAGGCAGGTTATACTGATGCAGATTTTGAAGCTGAAGTTCTGCCTGGATATTTTGTTATTGATTTGAAAGATGAAGAACTAGACTTTAATCCTTACGATGGTTTGATTGACTTAGATAAAGTCGAAGGCGGTTTTACTATCCAAGCGGCCATGATGTTAAATGCAGATAGAATCATAGTATTCAAGGTTTCTGATAGTGATTATCTAGAAGAGTTAAAAGGCATTTTAGAAGAGGAAAAACAAGGTCAATACGATATGTGGGAGCAGTATCTTCCTGATCAGTTTGAAAAAGTAAAGGAAACTATTTTTGAAGTTGAAGGTGACTTAATTTATTATATAACTTATCAAGATGCAGAAGACATTGAATCTGTTATTTTAGATTCCTTAAAGTAA
- a CDS encoding MBOAT family O-acyltransferase translates to MVFSSIVFLFYFLPLILLVYYMCPKKYRNIVLLSFSLVFYAWGEPVYIILMLFSSVVDYTHGLFIDRYKDRNINLSRIFVASSIFINLSLLAFFKYSDFFILNINYFLGTNLTPLNLPLPIGISFYTFQTMSYSIDVYRGDAPVQRSPIALATYVTLFPQLIAGPIVRYQTIAHQITHRKENIDKFSEGVAKFVKGLGKKVLLANNIGFLWNEIQGLGLTNLSIMTAWLGIIAFAFQIYFDFSGYSDMAIGLGKMFGFDFLENFNYPYISQSISEFWRRWHISLGSWFRDYLYIPLGGNRKGSFILYRNLFTVWFLTGFWHGANWNFIIWGLYFGALIAIERAILLQLMDKWKKPLRHVYVIFLVLISWVLFVFEDLSMGLEYLKVMFGFGNSPLIDSTFLYYLYSYSLTLVVLTIASTPVLKFIKTSQSKTYKTIYSLSPVVYLLILILTTAYLVDSTYNPFLYFRF, encoded by the coding sequence ATGGTTTTTAGTTCTATAGTTTTTTTGTTTTACTTTCTTCCACTTATCTTGTTAGTTTATTATATGTGTCCAAAAAAGTATCGCAACATTGTTCTATTATCCTTTAGCTTAGTTTTCTACGCATGGGGTGAACCCGTATATATTATATTGATGCTCTTCTCATCAGTAGTTGATTACACTCATGGTTTATTTATAGATAGGTATAAAGATAGAAACATCAACTTATCAAGAATATTTGTTGCCTCTTCGATATTTATAAATTTATCCTTACTTGCTTTTTTTAAGTACTCAGACTTTTTTATACTGAACATAAATTATTTCCTGGGGACTAATTTAACCCCCTTAAATCTACCACTACCCATTGGGATCTCTTTTTACACATTTCAAACCATGTCCTATTCCATTGATGTTTATAGGGGTGATGCCCCTGTTCAAAGGAGCCCAATAGCATTAGCTACCTATGTAACTCTTTTCCCCCAGCTAATAGCAGGTCCAATTGTTCGTTATCAGACTATAGCTCACCAAATTACTCATCGCAAAGAAAACATTGATAAGTTTTCTGAAGGGGTAGCTAAGTTTGTTAAGGGCTTAGGTAAAAAGGTTTTATTGGCAAATAATATAGGTTTTCTTTGGAACGAAATTCAAGGTTTGGGACTAACAAACCTATCAATAATGACCGCTTGGCTAGGAATAATAGCTTTCGCCTTTCAAATATACTTTGATTTTAGCGGTTATTCTGATATGGCCATAGGCCTAGGGAAGATGTTTGGATTTGATTTTCTAGAGAACTTTAATTACCCTTATATATCCCAGTCTATTTCAGAGTTTTGGAGAAGATGGCATATTTCTTTGGGTAGTTGGTTTAGAGATTATCTTTATATCCCTTTGGGGGGCAATAGAAAAGGCTCTTTTATATTATATAGAAATTTATTTACTGTTTGGTTTTTAACAGGATTTTGGCATGGTGCTAATTGGAACTTTATCATTTGGGGATTATACTTTGGTGCCCTAATAGCAATTGAGAGGGCTATACTCCTTCAGCTCATGGATAAATGGAAAAAACCATTAAGGCATGTTTATGTAATTTTCTTGGTATTAATTAGTTGGGTGCTTTTTGTATTTGAGGATCTTAGTATGGGCCTTGAGTATCTTAAGGTTATGTTTGGGTTTGGTAACTCGCCCCTTATTGATTCAACTTTTTTGTATTATTTATATTCCTACTCCTTAACTTTAGTAGTTCTTACCATAGCTTCTACACCTGTTCTAAAATTTATAAAAACTTCGCAATCAAAAACGTATAAAACTATATATTCTTTGTCTCCTGTAGTTTATTTGCTTATCCTTATCTTAACTACTGCATATTTAGTTGATTCAACGTATAATCCGTTTCTTTACTTTAGATTTTAA
- a CDS encoding DHHW family protein produces MKKVNVINSAVFITFLAMFGIINILSPIRTFSEMENRYLAQIPNLNFRNLRLGRVTTGMENFLSDQFFLRDKWVLLKSDIELFTMKRENNGIFIGKDGFLLENYKGPRDNLYKNIDSINNLYALLPNKNFYFLGVPNSVEIFPHKLPPLANPQGQGEVIEIIESNLSGDIPFINITETMRTNNHEYIYFKTDHHWTMEGAYFAYRYAGSFLGYNPYDFDDFRKDLVSDDFYGTYFSKANNRSTPPDKLFVLTPNFPVKYQVRYSGKEEAFDKLYSSKHLEGRDKYSFFLDGNHPLVTISSDIENNKKILVIKDSYAHSFVPFLANHYSEIHMIDLRYFNTSLTDYIETNMIDEVLFLFNISTFSQDGNILNFIP; encoded by the coding sequence ATGAAAAAGGTTAATGTTATAAATTCAGCAGTGTTCATTACATTTTTAGCTATGTTTGGGATTATAAATATATTAAGTCCAATTAGAACATTTTCCGAAATGGAAAATAGGTATTTAGCTCAAATTCCCAATCTCAATTTTAGAAACTTACGTTTAGGCAGGGTGACAACAGGTATGGAAAATTTCCTTTCAGATCAATTCTTTTTAAGGGATAAGTGGGTGCTCCTTAAATCAGATATTGAGCTTTTTACTATGAAAAGAGAAAATAACGGAATTTTTATTGGGAAAGATGGTTTCTTATTGGAAAACTATAAAGGCCCCCGGGATAATCTTTATAAAAATATAGATAGCATCAATAACCTTTATGCTTTACTGCCTAATAAGAATTTTTATTTCCTTGGAGTTCCAAACTCTGTTGAGATATTTCCTCATAAGCTCCCCCCATTAGCTAACCCCCAAGGGCAAGGGGAAGTTATAGAGATAATTGAAAGCAATCTTAGTGGGGATATCCCATTTATCAATATTACAGAGACTATGCGGACTAACAACCATGAGTATATATACTTTAAAACAGATCATCATTGGACAATGGAAGGGGCTTATTTTGCTTATAGATATGCAGGAAGTTTTTTAGGATACAATCCCTATGACTTTGATGATTTTAGAAAGGATTTGGTTTCCGATGATTTTTATGGAACCTATTTTTCTAAGGCTAATAATCGTAGCACTCCACCAGATAAGCTCTTTGTTTTAACACCAAATTTCCCAGTTAAGTACCAAGTAAGATACAGTGGAAAAGAAGAGGCTTTTGACAAACTATATAGCTCTAAACATCTAGAGGGAAGGGATAAGTACTCTTTTTTCCTTGATGGAAACCATCCCTTGGTGACCATATCCAGTGATATAGAGAACAATAAAAAAATTCTTGTTATAAAGGATTCATATGCCCATAGTTTTGTACCATTTTTAGCAAATCACTATTCTGAAATACACATGATCGACTTGAGATATTTTAATACAAGTCTAACTGATTATATAGAAACAAACATGATAGATGAGGTTCTTTTCCTCTTTAATATTTCTACATTCTCACAAGATGGAAATATTTTAAATTTTATACCTTAA
- a CDS encoding nitrous oxide-stimulated promoter family protein: MNEKEARTFITFFSIYCENKHLEKEKKSVTFKNFGANKEIFLCEECELLATSTLLNRISCPKNPKPSCRKCPDNCHGPDVKSKVRKVMMYSSLRRLLKKT; the protein is encoded by the coding sequence GTGAATGAAAAAGAGGCTAGAACATTCATAACTTTCTTTTCTATATACTGTGAAAACAAACATTTAGAAAAAGAGAAGAAATCAGTAACTTTTAAAAATTTCGGTGCTAATAAAGAGATTTTTCTATGTGAAGAGTGTGAGTTACTTGCCACTTCCACCTTACTTAATAGGATTAGCTGTCCTAAAAATCCCAAACCTTCCTGTAGAAAATGCCCTGATAATTGCCATGGCCCAGATGTGAAATCAAAAGTCCGCAAGGTGATGATGTATTCCAGTCTCAGAAGGTTACTTAAAAAGACATAA
- a CDS encoding ferredoxin: MQAFLNKDDCIGCGLCPQICPEVFEMEDGEDKAFAKDVKITDELKDSAKEAEEACPVDAIKIS; encoded by the coding sequence ATGCAAGCATTTTTAAACAAGGATGACTGTATAGGATGTGGGCTTTGTCCACAAATCTGTCCTGAGGTTTTCGAAATGGAAGATGGCGAGGACAAAGCCTTTGCCAAAGATGTAAAAATTACTGATGAACTGAAAGATTCCGCTAAAGAAGCAGAAGAAGCATGCCCAGTAGATGCCATAAAAATTAGCTAA
- a CDS encoding alpha/beta hydrolase, whose product MEWIKGSFNTKEGIRIAFGKGIPDNPQCIIVLVHGFAEHMGRYRDFIEFLQLNGFGVYTMDHIGHGKSGNIKGYVRSFGEMIDSVNQLVQKAKTENPNRPIYMFGHSMGGLITLAYGLKYPDNLDGQIVSGPALGITMSWGVRIFLSFANTIAPKLNIKNPVSELICRDKNVVEKYKNDPLVLHKATISLYYQVFVKGIKFVNENMAAYNYPCLILHGKDDKIVNPQLSDDFYTKCSSKDKNIKVYEGLYHEILNEPEKDKVKKDILLWINERI is encoded by the coding sequence ATGGAATGGATCAAAGGGAGTTTTAATACTAAGGAAGGCATCAGGATTGCTTTTGGCAAGGGTATTCCAGATAATCCTCAATGCATTATAGTTTTAGTCCATGGCTTCGCAGAGCATATGGGACGCTACAGAGACTTTATAGAATTTCTACAGCTAAACGGGTTTGGTGTTTACACCATGGATCATATAGGACATGGAAAATCAGGGAATATAAAGGGATATGTTAGGAGCTTTGGGGAAATGATTGATTCTGTGAATCAACTTGTGCAAAAAGCTAAAACCGAAAACCCAAATAGGCCTATATACATGTTTGGGCATAGCATGGGAGGGCTAATAACCCTAGCATATGGCTTGAAGTATCCAGATAATTTAGATGGACAAATTGTATCAGGTCCTGCCTTAGGTATAACCATGTCCTGGGGAGTTAGAATTTTTTTAAGCTTCGCCAATACAATTGCTCCTAAGTTAAACATTAAAAACCCTGTGTCTGAGCTTATATGTAGAGATAAAAATGTGGTTGAAAAATATAAAAATGATCCACTGGTATTGCATAAGGCCACTATTTCCCTTTATTATCAGGTATTTGTGAAGGGGATTAAATTTGTGAACGAGAATATGGCTGCATACAATTATCCATGTCTAATACTTCATGGAAAAGATGACAAGATAGTAAACCCACAGCTATCTGATGATTTTTATACTAAGTGTTCATCTAAAGATAAGAATATAAAGGTTTATGAAGGGTTGTATCATGAGATACTTAATGAACCTGAAAAGGATAAAGTCAAAAAAGATATTTTGTTATGGATTAATGAAAGAATTTAA
- a CDS encoding arsenate reductase ArsC codes for MKKKVAFICVHNSCRSQMAEGWAKKLGVDILEAYSAGTEDYPEVKPLAVEVMEEVGINMSDHRPKLLADIPEKVDIVITMGCNVDCPFLPCNHREDWGLTDPSGGPVEGFRETRGIIKEKVEDLIKRIERGEL; via the coding sequence TTGAAGAAGAAAGTAGCATTTATCTGTGTACACAATTCTTGTCGCTCTCAAATGGCAGAAGGATGGGCTAAAAAGCTAGGTGTAGATATTCTGGAAGCTTATTCTGCTGGGACTGAGGATTATCCCGAGGTAAAGCCGCTAGCTGTGGAGGTTATGGAAGAGGTAGGAATAAATATGTCTGATCATAGGCCTAAGCTTTTAGCTGATATCCCAGAAAAGGTTGATATAGTCATAACAATGGGTTGCAATGTTGATTGTCCTTTCTTACCATGCAACCATAGGGAAGACTGGGGCCTCACTGACCCATCCGGTGGTCCAGTTGAAGGATTTAGAGAAACCAGAGGTATAATAAAGGAAAAAGTTGAAGACCTAATTAAGAGAATTGAAAGAGGAGAGTTATAA
- a CDS encoding IS1182 family transposase: MSFIQGTDRKQKTMFPDCIEDYIGEDNPVRVIDEYVKLVNMSAFTKSKEHRRGAPGYHPSVLLKLYLYGYVNGIRSSRKLETESHRNIEVVWLLQKLKPDFKTIADFRKENKTQLKQVFKDFTKLCKDLKLLGEEFIAIDGTKIQANNSKKNNFSKKKIQRHKQYIEDKVNSYLDLLESSDKDDSPKLKYTPEEIQQKIEKLKERKIKFEELEKKLQDSECNEVSTVDEDARLMDNKNNGVTVAYNIQTAVDSKHGIIVAYDVTNNPADQGNLNSLAEKAKDIFGKRKLEVAADKGYYQADDLMKCERNETTVYLPKQSYSNATGDKDFYGDKFTYVPEKDLYICPLGHELRRINHKSKEPKRIKYRNYDACKNCESKSKCTTAAKGRIINRSPNQDFLDTIDARTEANMDKYLQRQMIVEHPYGTIKRTMNAGYFLTRGMDSVTTETALVLLAYNFKRVINIIGVKELLRILVALRPTLSLYFYMFKSYCTKRQEIYG; this comes from the coding sequence ATGTCATTTATACAAGGTACAGATAGAAAGCAAAAAACAATGTTTCCTGACTGCATAGAAGATTACATAGGTGAGGATAATCCCGTTAGGGTAATTGATGAATACGTAAAACTGGTCAATATGAGTGCATTCACTAAATCAAAGGAACACCGCAGAGGTGCACCAGGATATCATCCCTCTGTTTTATTGAAGTTATATCTATATGGGTATGTAAATGGCATAAGATCATCTAGAAAGCTAGAAACAGAATCTCACAGGAATATAGAAGTGGTTTGGCTATTACAAAAACTAAAACCTGATTTTAAAACAATAGCTGATTTCAGGAAAGAAAATAAAACTCAGCTAAAACAAGTTTTCAAGGATTTTACTAAGTTGTGTAAGGATCTCAAACTATTAGGCGAGGAATTCATAGCAATAGATGGGACTAAAATTCAAGCTAATAATTCAAAGAAGAATAATTTCTCAAAGAAAAAAATACAAAGACACAAACAATATATCGAAGATAAGGTTAATTCCTATCTAGATTTGTTAGAAAGCAGTGACAAAGACGATTCACCTAAACTTAAGTATACACCTGAAGAAATTCAGCAAAAAATTGAAAAACTCAAGGAGCGTAAAATTAAATTTGAAGAGTTGGAAAAAAAACTACAGGATAGCGAATGTAATGAAGTATCTACAGTTGACGAAGATGCTAGGCTTATGGACAACAAAAACAATGGTGTTACTGTAGCATATAACATACAAACAGCTGTAGACTCTAAGCATGGTATTATAGTCGCATATGATGTTACAAACAATCCCGCAGATCAAGGTAACCTAAATTCACTTGCAGAAAAGGCTAAAGATATATTTGGAAAAAGGAAACTTGAAGTAGCGGCAGATAAAGGCTATTACCAAGCAGACGACCTCATGAAATGTGAGAGAAACGAAACAACAGTCTATTTGCCAAAACAGTCGTATTCTAACGCCACAGGAGACAAAGATTTCTACGGAGATAAATTTACTTATGTGCCTGAAAAAGACTTATATATTTGTCCTTTGGGCCATGAATTACGCAGAATAAACCACAAATCAAAAGAACCAAAAAGAATAAAATATAGAAACTACGATGCCTGTAAAAACTGTGAATCAAAAAGCAAATGCACCACTGCAGCCAAAGGCAGGATAATAAATCGGTCACCTAACCAAGATTTTTTGGATACTATAGATGCTAGAACAGAAGCAAATATGGACAAATACCTACAAAGGCAGATGATTGTTGAGCATCCTTATGGAACCATCAAAAGGACAATGAATGCTGGGTATTTTTTAACAAGAGGGATGGATTCTGTAACTACAGAGACAGCCCTAGTTTTGCTAGCCTATAATTTTAAAAGAGTAATAAATATTATAGGAGTGAAAGAACTACTAAGGATATTAGTAGCTCTTAGACCCACTTTATCATTGTATTTTTATATGTTTAAGTCATATTGCACCAAAAGACAGGAAATTTACGGCTAA
- a CDS encoding DUF1667 domain-containing protein, whose product MSKKEMICIACPIGCHLSVMEENGNYLVEGNQCPRGEKYGLKEVINPTRMITTTVKITGAHFKRLPVKSSEPIPKKEIFRFMCFLDTVEVKSPIKKGETVIKDILGLGIDVVSSRSM is encoded by the coding sequence ATGTCAAAGAAAGAAATGATATGTATTGCTTGTCCCATAGGGTGTCACCTTTCAGTTATGGAGGAGAATGGGAATTACCTTGTTGAGGGGAATCAATGCCCAAGGGGAGAGAAGTATGGTTTAAAGGAAGTTATTAATCCAACTAGGATGATAACAACAACTGTGAAAATTACTGGTGCTCATTTTAAACGCTTACCCGTAAAAAGTTCGGAACCAATTCCTAAAAAAGAAATTTTTAGATTTATGTGTTTCTTAGATACTGTTGAAGTCAAGTCCCCAATAAAAAAGGGAGAAACAGTAATAAAGGACATTTTAGGACTTGGCATTGATGTGGTTTCTTCTAGAAGTATGTGA
- a CDS encoding sigma-54 interaction domain-containing protein: MTRAKVTHLNENRKLNDLANSSYSGLFRYLIDGVLVVNSLGLIEYMNPAYEEMFGVTNFALKGKSIYQTPNDEIVLTSLKSKKPIDGFLHHPYKKKRISVTSSLLMQGNSFGGVIVIYREEKAESISSEEYGKPNEETRYLPKAFEGVIGNSKSIKNILYISEKAAKSNATVLITGETGCGKGLFAEAIHKASKQSSMPFVKINCGAIPYDLLESELFGHEQGAFTGAVKRKIGKFEQANGGTIFLDEIGDMPMNMQVKVLRIIQEKEFERVGGNESIQCDVRIIAATHRDLRELIENGSFREDLYYRLNVIPIHVPSLRERKEDIIELTYHYMRKIHKETGVPMKALEHEVELAFYSYQWPGNIRELKNLIERLMVLVEGDIIGINDIPKEVSNIFRVNRDSIINTSLINNNSKGEIATLDEYEREIIKNALNKFGSFNKAAKALGVTHKTVAAKARKYNIVE, encoded by the coding sequence ATGACTAGAGCAAAGGTAACACATTTAAACGAAAACAGAAAACTAAATGATTTGGCAAACTCTTCTTACTCCGGTCTTTTTAGGTACCTAATTGACGGGGTATTAGTTGTCAATTCTTTAGGCTTGATTGAATACATGAATCCTGCCTATGAAGAAATGTTTGGTGTTACTAACTTTGCACTTAAGGGAAAAAGCATATATCAAACACCTAATGACGAGATAGTATTAACATCGTTAAAAAGCAAAAAACCTATTGATGGGTTTTTGCATCACCCCTACAAAAAAAAGAGAATAAGTGTTACATCTAGTTTGTTAATGCAAGGCAATAGTTTTGGAGGTGTAATTGTCATATATAGGGAAGAGAAGGCTGAGAGCATAAGTTCCGAGGAGTATGGTAAGCCCAATGAAGAAACTAGATACTTACCAAAAGCCTTTGAAGGTGTAATTGGTAACAGCAAATCTATTAAAAACATTCTATATATATCTGAAAAGGCTGCCAAATCTAATGCCACAGTACTAATAACAGGGGAAACTGGATGTGGCAAGGGCTTATTTGCGGAAGCTATTCATAAAGCTAGTAAACAATCTTCCATGCCCTTTGTAAAAATAAATTGTGGTGCAATACCATATGACTTATTAGAGTCAGAACTATTTGGGCATGAGCAAGGGGCCTTCACAGGTGCTGTTAAAAGGAAGATTGGTAAATTTGAGCAAGCAAATGGGGGGACCATCTTCCTAGATGAGATTGGTGATATGCCCATGAATATGCAAGTTAAGGTATTGCGAATTATTCAAGAGAAAGAGTTTGAACGAGTTGGGGGCAATGAGAGTATCCAATGTGATGTAAGAATCATAGCCGCAACCCACAGGGATTTAAGAGAGCTTATTGAAAATGGTTCTTTTAGAGAGGACTTATACTATAGACTAAATGTTATACCCATACATGTTCCTTCTTTGCGAGAGAGAAAAGAAGATATTATAGAGCTGACATATCACTATATGAGAAAAATTCATAAAGAGACAGGAGTACCAATGAAAGCCCTAGAACATGAGGTAGAACTAGCTTTTTATAGCTATCAATGGCCTGGTAACATTAGAGAACTCAAGAACTTAATTGAACGGCTAATGGTACTTGTTGAGGGAGACATTATAGGAATAAATGATATTCCCAAAGAAGTTTCTAATATATTTAGGGTTAATCGAGACTCAATTATTAACACTTCCTTGATAAATAACAACTCTAAGGGTGAAATAGCTACTTTGGATGAGTATGAGCGGGAGATTATAAAAAATGCCTTAAATAAGTTTGGCAGCTTCAATAAAGCAGCGAAAGCACTGGGAGTAACCCACAAGACTGTTGCAGCTAAAGCTCGGAAATACAATATTGTAGAATAA
- a CDS encoding DUF1667 domain-containing protein: protein MMKQDMVCIACPMGCKMEVSTIENGKTSYNVSGNKCPRGEQYAVKEMTNPTRMITSTVRLKNGHLARLPVRTSDAIPKDKIFDCMKTLDEVQVSSPVKAGEVIIEKLMGLDINIIATRSM, encoded by the coding sequence ATGATGAAACAAGATATGGTATGTATAGCGTGTCCAATGGGATGTAAAATGGAAGTTTCTACAATAGAAAACGGCAAAACATCCTATAATGTTTCTGGTAACAAGTGCCCAAGGGGAGAGCAATACGCAGTGAAGGAAATGACTAACCCCACAAGAATGATAACCTCAACAGTTAGATTGAAAAATGGTCATTTGGCTCGTTTGCCAGTTAGAACAAGTGATGCCATACCTAAGGACAAGATATTTGACTGTATGAAGACTTTGGATGAAGTACAAGTAAGTAGCCCAGTAAAAGCAGGTGAGGTTATAATTGAGAAGCTTATGGGTTTAGACATAAATATAATAGCCACTCGAAGTATGTAA
- a CDS encoding NAD(P)/FAD-dependent oxidoreductase, producing MNYDIVVIGGGPAGLAAAIEAKENGVDNILVIERDRELGGILQQCIHNGFGLHVFKEELTGPEYAERFIEKLKEQGIEFKLDTMVLDINQEKVVTAVNTVDGLLHINAGAVVLAMGCRERTRGAINIPGTRASGVFSAGTAQRFVNMEGYMVGKEVVILGSGDIGLIMARRMTLEGAKVHAVVELMPFSGGLTRNIVQCLDDYNIPLLLSHTVVDVKGKDRVEEVVIAKVDDRRRPIPGTEQTFSCDTLLLSVGLIPENELSKSAGIKLDPITGGPVVNESMETSIEGVFACGNVVHVHDLVDWVTEESRRAGKYAARFVQKQLVVSKKPMETKGENGVRYIVPHKVQIENITDKLTLMLRVDNVYHNAKLVIKDGDKVIKSVKKRHLAPGEMETINLPAKDLANFEGNDIIVSLQLEEE from the coding sequence ATAAATTATGATATTGTTGTCATCGGTGGTGGCCCAGCTGGATTGGCTGCAGCTATTGAGGCTAAAGAAAACGGCGTGGATAACATATTAGTAATTGAGAGAGATAGAGAGCTTGGTGGAATTTTACAACAATGTATTCACAATGGATTTGGTTTACATGTATTTAAAGAAGAACTTACAGGTCCTGAGTATGCAGAGCGCTTTATTGAGAAACTTAAGGAACAAGGAATAGAATTCAAGTTAGACACAATGGTATTGGATATTAATCAAGAGAAAGTTGTTACTGCAGTAAATACTGTGGATGGGTTACTTCATATAAATGCAGGTGCCGTTGTACTGGCTATGGGCTGTCGTGAAAGAACCAGAGGAGCAATCAATATACCTGGAACTAGGGCCTCGGGAGTATTTAGCGCAGGTACAGCTCAACGTTTTGTTAACATGGAAGGTTATATGGTAGGAAAAGAAGTGGTTATACTAGGGTCTGGGGATATCGGACTGATCATGGCTAGAAGGATGACTTTAGAAGGTGCGAAGGTGCATGCTGTGGTTGAACTGATGCCTTTCTCTGGTGGTCTGACTAGGAATATAGTTCAATGCCTTGATGATTACAATATACCATTACTTTTAAGTCACACTGTGGTAGATGTAAAAGGAAAAGACAGAGTTGAAGAAGTAGTTATAGCTAAAGTAGATGATAGACGCAGACCTATCCCAGGAACAGAGCAAACATTCAGCTGTGATACATTACTACTTTCAGTAGGGCTTATACCGGAAAATGAGCTTTCTAAAAGTGCAGGAATTAAATTAGATCCTATAACTGGTGGCCCTGTTGTTAATGAATCCATGGAGACTTCAATAGAAGGAGTTTTTGCATGTGGAAATGTTGTGCATGTGCATGACCTAGTGGATTGGGTTACTGAAGAAAGTAGAAGAGCGGGAAAATATGCTGCAAGATTCGTACAAAAACAACTTGTGGTAAGTAAGAAACCTATGGAAACTAAGGGTGAAAATGGTGTCAGATACATCGTTCCACATAAAGTTCAAATAGAAAATATAACAGATAAATTAACATTGATGCTTAGGGTGGACAATGTTTACCATAATGCCAAACTAGTTATAAAAGACGGAGATAAAGTGATAAAATCAGTAAAGAAAAGGCACCTTGCCCCAGGTGAAATGGAAACTATTAATTTACCTGCTAAAGATTTAGCAAACTTTGAAGGGAATGACATCATAGTTTCCCTTCAGTTAGAGGAGGAATAG